The proteins below come from a single Chryseobacterium capnotolerans genomic window:
- a CDS encoding TPM domain-containing protein — protein sequence MMGNFLTNQQIASLVEAIQSAEDHSTGEIRVHIDSNTENRDAKTAFKVFTELCMDKTTDRNAVLFHVNFEQKYLTIIGDIGIHEKVHQSYWDHLHDYITSEFAKGNYYQALKSAILETGIELKKYFPVEGENPNQLPNEITFS from the coding sequence ATAATGGGTAATTTCCTTACAAATCAACAGATCGCTTCCCTTGTGGAAGCGATTCAGTCAGCAGAAGACCATTCTACAGGGGAAATTAGGGTACATATTGACTCTAATACGGAAAACCGTGATGCTAAAACAGCATTTAAAGTTTTCACCGAACTGTGTATGGATAAAACTACCGACAGGAACGCTGTGCTTTTTCATGTTAATTTCGAACAGAAATACCTTACCATTATTGGTGACATAGGTATTCATGAGAAGGTTCATCAATCCTATTGGGATCATCTTCATGACTATATTACTTCTGAATTTGCCAAAGGAAATTATTATCAGGCATTGAAAAGTGCTATTTTGGAAACCGGCATTGAACTTAAAAAATATTTTCCTGTTGAAGGAGAAAATCCAAACCAACTTCCGAATGAAATTACATTCTCTTAA
- a CDS encoding TPM domain-containing protein, producing MKLHSLKIVFSFLLICFYTFVSAQYTIPQKPAILYPVFDEAGILSQQEKDELNNKLIKFADSTSTEIEVVIIKSTKGEDVNFLATMFGEQWKIGKKGVDNGVVFLIATEDHTMSIQQGRAVEQYLTASVAGQILDYIVTPNFKKGLWYEGINRGTSAIMEAVQGKFKPAPTTAPSGDGSALKVLIIAFVIFIIIAILFGNRGGGGGGRGNYDDDDDVIITRRGRRNYPGGFFPFPGSFGGGGFGGGSSGGGGGGFGGFGGGGSFGGGGASGGW from the coding sequence ATGAAATTACATTCTCTTAAAATAGTATTTTCATTTTTACTGATCTGCTTTTACACTTTTGTATCAGCACAATACACTATTCCTCAAAAACCAGCAATTTTATATCCTGTTTTTGATGAAGCCGGGATTTTATCCCAGCAGGAAAAAGATGAACTTAATAATAAGCTCATCAAATTTGCCGATTCCACTTCCACAGAAATTGAGGTGGTGATCATTAAGTCTACCAAAGGTGAAGATGTCAACTTTCTAGCAACGATGTTTGGTGAACAATGGAAAATCGGTAAAAAAGGAGTGGATAATGGAGTGGTCTTCCTGATCGCGACTGAAGATCACACAATGTCTATCCAACAGGGACGGGCTGTGGAACAATATCTTACTGCATCTGTTGCAGGACAGATTCTGGACTATATTGTTACCCCTAACTTCAAAAAGGGCCTTTGGTATGAAGGGATCAACCGTGGTACCTCAGCTATTATGGAAGCTGTTCAGGGCAAATTTAAACCTGCTCCTACAACAGCACCTTCCGGTGATGGCAGTGCTCTTAAGGTTCTTATTATCGCCTTTGTTATTTTTATCATCATTGCTATTCTCTTCGGGAACCGAGGAGGCGGTGGCGGTGGTCGTGGTAATTATGACGACGATGATGATGTTATCATCACGCGAAGAGGACGCAGAAATTATCCTGGCGGGTTCTTCCCATTCCCAGGCAGTTTTGGTGGCGGTGGCTTCGGAGGTGGAAGTTCCGGCGGTGGTGGCGGAGGCTTTGGCGGCTTCGGTGGCGGTGGAAGTTTCGGCGGTGGCGGTGCTTCCGGCGGATGGTAA
- a CDS encoding NAD(P)H-dependent oxidoreductase, with protein sequence MKKTLVVFAHPYLEHSNSNVELINFYVRHQHYTLRDLYEEYPDFHIAAFRERKRLANYDRFVFQFPLIWFGMPPLLRLWIDEVFDRDWLQPGKHNPLENKEVYILVTTGGKERSFSKTGTYQYTVDELISGLIVSLKVFKADIKLIKIVYEANKLSKKEIILHKKSLQNCSINNIWSPA encoded by the coding sequence ATGAAGAAGACGCTGGTAGTATTTGCACACCCCTATCTGGAGCACTCCAATTCGAATGTAGAGCTCATCAATTTCTACGTTCGTCACCAGCATTATACCTTAAGAGATCTTTATGAGGAATATCCTGACTTCCATATTGCTGCCTTCAGGGAAAGAAAACGTTTAGCCAACTACGATCGCTTTGTTTTTCAGTTTCCACTGATCTGGTTCGGAATGCCACCTCTGTTAAGGTTATGGATTGATGAAGTTTTCGACCGCGACTGGCTTCAGCCCGGAAAGCACAACCCACTTGAAAATAAAGAAGTCTATATTCTGGTAACCACCGGTGGAAAAGAAAGATCCTTCAGTAAAACCGGAACTTATCAATATACCGTAGATGAACTGATTAGTGGACTTATTGTTTCATTAAAGGTTTTCAAGGCAGATATAAAGCTTATCAAGATCGTTTACGAAGCCAATAAATTGTCTAAAAAAGAAATTATTCTACATAAAAAGAGTTTACAGAACTGCTCAATCAATAATATATGGAGTCCAGCTTAG
- a CDS encoding monovalent cation:proton antiporter-2 (CPA2) family protein has product MESSLAMNTLLFLGVAIIMVPLARKFGLSSVIGYILGGIIIGPYVLRLTGNNVNDIMHASEFGVIMLLFIVGLELEPRKFWEMRKKIMGLGLTQMLLTILLLFLVFISVGWRIDKAIAVAMCFALSSTAIVLQTLQEKNNFKTTAGEASFSTLLFQDISVIPILAILPIIANYKAKHHDNEIQILIQKLPEWLQASTVILGVALLILLGRYVFVPFLRYVSKSGMAELLTASSLFLVIGVSELMIVIGLSPALGAFLAGVMLANSEFRHELEAQINPFKGLLLAVFFVSVGSTINFNIIQKDPLFIFSTVFAVLAVKFLVLYTIGKFYKIDTPQSLFYAFALSQVGEFAFVLINYASDLYLLSPELNAQLMAVTAITMCITPILLILNDKFITPKFIKEIPEEENDYNILDSDVSQKKIIIVGFGHFGSTVGRLLKANKISATVLDRDSDRVKLLRSYGFKVYYGDATRIPILRAAGIEDAEILVLCLDDPDDNMFIAELVREHYPEVKIFVRAKNRIDAYEYLNNGINHIYRETLGTAVDMAVDVLHETGMRKYAARRLGQRFMAIDKASIRKLAKATEDSDIALFTTKEILQREEELLAYDNLNFDNKNWEDSSSTEEEDEEESQD; this is encoded by the coding sequence ATGGAGTCCAGCTTAGCGATGAACACATTACTTTTTCTGGGTGTAGCCATTATCATGGTTCCACTGGCTAGAAAATTTGGATTGAGTTCAGTCATCGGTTATATTTTAGGAGGAATCATCATTGGTCCTTACGTTCTCAGACTTACCGGAAATAATGTTAATGACATTATGCATGCCAGTGAGTTTGGGGTTATCATGCTTTTATTTATTGTTGGGCTGGAACTGGAACCAAGGAAGTTCTGGGAAATGCGTAAGAAAATTATGGGGCTGGGGCTTACTCAGATGCTTCTGACTATTTTATTATTATTTCTTGTATTCATCAGTGTAGGCTGGAGAATAGATAAGGCTATTGCAGTAGCGATGTGTTTCGCCCTATCCTCTACTGCTATTGTATTACAAACACTCCAGGAAAAGAATAATTTTAAAACCACAGCTGGTGAAGCATCTTTCTCTACCTTATTGTTTCAGGATATTTCTGTAATTCCTATTCTGGCTATCCTACCAATTATTGCCAATTATAAGGCAAAGCATCACGATAATGAAATTCAGATTCTTATACAAAAACTTCCGGAATGGCTTCAGGCAAGCACCGTTATTCTTGGGGTAGCCTTGTTGATTCTATTGGGCAGATATGTATTTGTACCCTTCTTACGCTATGTTTCAAAATCAGGAATGGCAGAACTATTAACCGCTTCTTCTCTATTCCTAGTTATTGGAGTATCAGAATTAATGATCGTTATTGGGCTTTCTCCGGCATTAGGAGCTTTCCTGGCAGGAGTAATGCTGGCCAACAGTGAATTCCGACATGAGCTTGAAGCCCAGATCAATCCTTTTAAAGGGCTGTTGTTGGCAGTATTTTTTGTAAGTGTAGGATCAACCATCAATTTTAATATCATTCAAAAAGATCCCCTGTTTATTTTCAGTACGGTATTCGCGGTATTGGCAGTAAAGTTCTTAGTGTTGTATACTATTGGTAAGTTTTATAAAATAGATACTCCACAAAGTCTTTTCTATGCTTTCGCCCTTTCTCAGGTGGGAGAATTTGCCTTTGTATTGATTAATTATGCTTCAGATCTTTATCTTTTAAGTCCTGAGCTGAATGCACAACTGATGGCTGTTACAGCAATCACCATGTGCATTACTCCTATTCTTCTGATCCTCAATGATAAATTCATTACCCCTAAGTTTATTAAAGAAATCCCTGAAGAGGAAAATGATTACAATATTCTGGACAGTGATGTAAGCCAGAAAAAGATTATTATTGTAGGTTTCGGGCATTTTGGAAGCACTGTTGGACGTCTTTTAAAAGCTAATAAAATATCAGCAACTGTTTTGGACAGAGATTCTGACCGTGTGAAGCTTCTAAGAAGCTATGGTTTTAAGGTTTATTATGGAGATGCTACAAGGATTCCCATTCTAAGAGCAGCAGGAATTGAAGACGCCGAGATTCTGGTATTATGTCTTGATGATCCGGATGACAATATGTTTATTGCAGAATTGGTGCGTGAACATTATCCGGAGGTAAAAATATTTGTAAGAGCAAAGAACAGAATTGATGCCTATGAATATCTTAACAATGGAATCAATCATATTTATCGGGAAACATTGGGAACAGCTGTTGATATGGCCGTTGATGTCCTACATGAAACGGGGATGAGAAAGTATGCAGCCAGACGTCTTGGGCAAAGATTTATGGCCATTGATAAGGCTTCCATCAGAAAACTGGCAAAAGCTACAGAAGACAGCGATATTGCTTTATTTACCACAAAAGAAATCCTCCAGCGTGAGGAGGAATTATTGGCTTACGATAATCTTAATTTTGATAATAAAAATTGGGAAGATTCCTCATCCACTGAGGAAGAAGACGAGGAAGAATCCCAAGATTGA
- a CDS encoding GIN domain-containing protein, giving the protein MKKKTLFIFSALVVLASCNERHEKKNKENNGWVEKVINKESGPIQQREFNGDFDEIQVSQAIDAEIVKSDTEKIVISAPQSIIDEILVENEGGKVHIHYKKGIRVMNINKVTAKIYTRDFTKLTAESAASINVKDKFTQEKTDIEVSSAGSISGNLEANEFNINTDSSSSFSGKIWAVNLDIESSSGSSIDISGKAKNADISSSSGSSISAREVIADNVVADASSGASIHISAVSSVKAEASSGGSVDIAKKGDLKSVTKEESSGGSVNIQ; this is encoded by the coding sequence ATGAAAAAAAAGACTCTTTTTATTTTCTCAGCCTTAGTGGTATTAGCCTCATGTAATGAAAGACATGAGAAGAAAAATAAAGAAAATAACGGTTGGGTTGAGAAAGTAATCAATAAGGAATCAGGACCTATTCAGCAGAGAGAATTCAATGGAGATTTTGATGAAATTCAGGTTTCTCAGGCAATAGATGCAGAAATTGTAAAGTCAGATACTGAAAAAATAGTGATTTCAGCCCCTCAAAGTATCATTGATGAAATACTTGTAGAGAACGAAGGCGGAAAAGTACACATTCACTACAAGAAAGGAATAAGAGTAATGAATATTAATAAAGTTACTGCAAAAATTTATACCAGAGATTTTACAAAACTGACTGCAGAATCTGCAGCAAGCATTAATGTAAAAGATAAATTTACTCAGGAAAAAACTGATATTGAAGTATCAAGTGCAGGAAGTATCTCCGGAAATCTTGAAGCTAACGAATTCAATATTAATACAGATAGCAGCAGTAGCTTCAGTGGGAAGATCTGGGCTGTAAATCTTGATATAGAATCTTCATCAGGATCAAGTATTGATATTTCCGGAAAAGCTAAAAATGCCGATATCAGTTCTTCTTCAGGCAGCAGCATTTCAGCTAGAGAAGTGATTGCAGATAATGTAGTGGCTGATGCATCCAGTGGGGCCAGTATTCATATTAGCGCAGTTTCTTCCGTTAAGGCAGAAGCTTCTTCAGGGGGAAGTGTTGATATCGCTAAAAAAGGAGACCTTAAAAGCGTTACTAAAGAAGAAAGTAGCGGCGGAAGTGTGAACATCCAATAA
- a CDS encoding YchJ family protein has protein sequence MNCPCCSGKSYEECCKPYHTGEKHAPTAEALMRSRFSAFAIPNGEYLMETTLPGKRKYHNKRDLQEWGEINEWTKLEIVQTPALNHVEFKAYYTDQDGHPQIHHEFSVFQKMHERWYYVSGKFLD, from the coding sequence ATGAATTGTCCCTGCTGTTCAGGAAAATCTTACGAAGAATGCTGCAAACCTTATCACACCGGAGAAAAACATGCTCCTACCGCTGAAGCATTAATGCGTTCCCGATTTTCTGCTTTCGCAATCCCGAATGGTGAATATCTAATGGAAACCACCCTTCCGGGAAAACGTAAATATCACAACAAACGGGATCTTCAGGAATGGGGCGAGATCAATGAATGGACAAAACTGGAAATTGTTCAGACTCCTGCTTTAAATCACGTAGAATTTAAGGCTTATTATACAGATCAGGACGGGCATCCTCAAATCCATCACGAGTTTTCTGTTTTCCAGAAAATGCATGAACGCTGGTATTATGTTTCAGGTAAGTTTTTAGACTAA
- a CDS encoding FKBP-type peptidyl-prolyl cis-trans isomerase, with product MTIENNHVVAVKYILHTIEADGSKVLVEETTAENPLTFLYGVGMMIPKFEENILGLKAGDKAAFVIQPEEAYGERQPDAIAQLPIEMFKESGTPPIGAILPLSDNQGNNFQAFVVEVTPEAVVADLNHPMAGKVLDFQVEVLNTRPATEEELSHGHAHGIDGTDAH from the coding sequence ATGACAATTGAAAACAATCACGTTGTAGCTGTAAAGTATATCCTTCACACTATCGAAGCAGATGGAAGTAAAGTTCTTGTAGAAGAAACAACAGCAGAAAACCCACTTACATTTTTGTATGGTGTAGGAATGATGATTCCAAAATTTGAAGAGAATATCCTAGGTTTGAAAGCTGGTGATAAAGCTGCTTTTGTAATTCAGCCTGAAGAAGCTTACGGAGAAAGACAGCCTGATGCTATTGCACAATTACCAATTGAAATGTTCAAAGAATCAGGAACTCCTCCAATCGGAGCAATTTTACCTTTATCAGACAACCAAGGAAATAACTTCCAGGCTTTTGTAGTAGAAGTAACTCCTGAAGCTGTAGTAGCAGACCTTAACCACCCAATGGCTGGTAAAGTGTTAGATTTCCAGGTGGAAGTTTTAAACACTCGTCCTGCAACAGAAGAAGAATTGTCACACGGTCATGCTCACGGAATTGACGGAACTGACGCTCACTAA
- a CDS encoding VF530 family DNA-binding protein gives MEEKSKDPLHGKRLDAILEELVEYYQGFEELGKQINIKCFTDNPSINSSLKFLRKTDWARAKVESLYLYVLRQKKRDEARNKK, from the coding sequence ATGGAAGAAAAATCAAAAGATCCTTTACACGGAAAAAGACTTGATGCCATTCTTGAAGAGTTGGTAGAATATTATCAGGGCTTTGAGGAATTGGGAAAACAAATCAATATTAAATGTTTTACAGATAATCCGAGTATCAATTCCTCATTGAAGTTTTTACGAAAAACAGATTGGGCAAGAGCAAAAGTTGAAAGTTTGTACTTGTATGTCTTAAGACAGAAAAAAAGAGACGAAGCCAGGAATAAAAAATAA
- a CDS encoding AAA family ATPase — translation MIPIQLTIEGLYSYQERQTIDFKNLTEAGLFGIFGAVGSGKSSVLEAISFALYGETERLNMRDKRAYNMMNLKSNSSYIEFDFINYENKLFRATRDFRRNSKKFEDVKPNSVAFYENSNGKWIPLEHSNAEAIIGLSYSNFKRTIIIPQGQFKEFLELGAADRTNMMKEIFNLQQYDLQNNVSALNSKNRSELDQLEGQLKGFEEISEEKIQLQKDLLGEEQKKLVQANEMFEKVSQTYQQLKNLKTDFESLQQNRGNFNTLSEQKPQIDALEAQLELYDRIFRVFNPLIADKNRLSKGITEKRNEKESQIKTLQATEVTFSAVKEQLIALEPKFKALEQSRIQENDLSLIVQILKFYKEIETLNERTQKGSEKVAEVEAQKDIIQKKITELSKNIDVLKSQKLDTSLLSNVGNWFIQQKNFKKSQQEQIEKTKKHQKQIELIAEELKSFAIQENFKTDFNNKREALEAKKKNFLKNWIN, via the coding sequence ATGATTCCTATTCAATTAACTATTGAAGGTCTGTATTCTTACCAGGAACGCCAGACCATAGATTTCAAAAACCTTACGGAAGCCGGATTATTCGGTATTTTTGGAGCAGTAGGTTCGGGGAAATCATCAGTTCTTGAAGCAATTTCGTTTGCTTTATATGGTGAAACGGAACGTCTGAATATGCGTGACAAAAGAGCGTACAATATGATGAATTTAAAATCAAACAGCTCTTATATTGAGTTTGATTTTATTAATTATGAAAATAAACTCTTCCGTGCAACCAGAGATTTCAGACGAAATTCTAAAAAGTTTGAGGATGTAAAGCCTAATTCTGTAGCCTTCTATGAAAATAGTAATGGGAAGTGGATTCCTCTGGAGCATTCCAACGCAGAAGCTATCATTGGTTTAAGCTATTCTAATTTTAAAAGAACGATTATTATTCCTCAGGGGCAATTCAAAGAATTCCTTGAATTGGGAGCTGCAGACAGAACCAATATGATGAAGGAGATTTTCAACCTTCAGCAATATGATTTGCAAAATAATGTTTCAGCTTTGAATTCAAAAAACAGATCCGAATTGGATCAACTTGAAGGCCAGCTGAAAGGTTTTGAAGAGATCAGTGAGGAAAAAATTCAGCTTCAGAAAGACCTTCTGGGAGAAGAACAGAAAAAGCTTGTTCAGGCTAATGAAATGTTTGAAAAGGTTTCCCAGACTTATCAACAACTGAAGAACCTAAAAACAGATTTTGAAAGTTTACAACAAAACCGGGGAAATTTCAACACCCTTTCTGAGCAGAAACCTCAAATAGATGCACTGGAAGCTCAATTAGAACTGTATGATCGTATTTTCAGGGTTTTTAATCCATTGATTGCTGATAAAAACAGGCTTTCAAAAGGAATTACTGAAAAAAGAAACGAAAAAGAAAGTCAAATCAAAACTTTACAGGCAACGGAGGTTACTTTTAGTGCGGTAAAGGAACAACTCATAGCTTTGGAACCTAAATTTAAAGCTTTGGAACAATCCAGAATACAGGAAAATGATTTAAGTCTAATTGTACAGATCCTGAAGTTTTATAAGGAGATTGAAACACTTAATGAAAGAACTCAGAAAGGATCGGAAAAGGTAGCGGAAGTAGAAGCTCAAAAAGATATTATTCAGAAAAAGATTACTGAGCTTTCTAAAAACATTGATGTTTTAAAAAGCCAGAAACTTGACACCTCTTTACTTTCCAATGTGGGGAACTGGTTTATTCAACAGAAAAACTTCAAAAAATCCCAACAGGAACAGATTGAAAAAACGAAAAAACATCAGAAACAAATTGAGCTCATTGCTGAGGAACTAAAATCTTTTGCGATTCAGGAAAACTTTAAAACTGATTTCAATAATAAAAGAGAAGCTCTGGAAGCCAAGAAAAAGAACTTTCTCAAAAACTGGATCAACTGA
- a CDS encoding SbcC/MukB-like Walker B domain-containing protein, producing the protein MRKKIGFFFLGKKIEETDKTITLERETLEKENKVLEKYKNALETFKLEEATKQKEINISLSHLKILEWTLYKQKTVTEVEEAYLKLKQSNTETEQLYQKASQQEKDLAPKLAEQKAIVSQTEKQIADIEKEISENQQTIDKALNENHFTAFNEVETILKQEINIQETRAKIQQFKIDFETLKKVIEGLELKLKGISFDAEQFSLAEKQFDDAQTALKQINDAVVTMTAEKDRLEKEYKKKEELLKELTKLQKRSENLKLMMNLFKGAGFVQYVSSIYLRQLCDHANTRFHRMTRNQLSLQLNENNDFEIIDYLNEGRSRSVKTLSGGQAFQVSLSLALALAESVQSNAQADKNFFFIDEGFGTQDTESVNIVFETLTNLMKENRIVGIISHVEELKEKIPTALNIIKDEERGSLIQII; encoded by the coding sequence TTGAGAAAAAAGATCGGATTCTTTTTCCTTGGAAAAAAGATTGAAGAAACAGACAAAACCATTACGCTGGAACGTGAAACCTTAGAAAAGGAAAATAAAGTCCTGGAAAAATATAAAAATGCCTTAGAGACTTTCAAATTGGAAGAAGCTACCAAGCAGAAAGAAATCAACATAAGCCTTTCCCATCTTAAAATCCTGGAATGGACACTTTATAAACAAAAAACAGTAACTGAAGTGGAGGAAGCTTATCTGAAACTGAAACAATCCAATACTGAAACTGAACAATTATATCAAAAAGCCTCACAACAGGAAAAAGATCTTGCCCCTAAACTTGCAGAACAGAAAGCGATTGTCAGCCAAACGGAGAAACAAATTGCAGACATTGAAAAAGAGATTTCTGAAAATCAGCAAACTATTGATAAGGCTTTAAATGAGAACCATTTCACAGCATTTAATGAGGTTGAAACTATTCTGAAACAGGAAATTAATATTCAGGAAACAAGAGCGAAAATCCAGCAGTTCAAAATTGATTTTGAAACTTTAAAGAAAGTAATTGAAGGGTTAGAATTGAAATTAAAAGGAATTTCTTTTGATGCTGAACAGTTCTCATTGGCCGAAAAACAGTTTGATGATGCTCAGACTGCATTGAAACAGATCAACGATGCTGTGGTAACCATGACCGCCGAAAAAGACAGGTTAGAGAAAGAATATAAGAAAAAAGAAGAGCTTCTGAAAGAATTAACAAAGCTTCAGAAACGTTCTGAAAATCTGAAACTGATGATGAATCTGTTTAAAGGTGCCGGTTTTGTACAATATGTATCCTCCATTTATCTGAGGCAGTTGTGCGATCATGCCAATACCCGCTTCCACAGGATGACAAGAAATCAACTGAGCCTGCAGCTTAATGAAAATAATGACTTTGAGATCATTGATTACCTCAACGAAGGGAGAAGCAGAAGTGTGAAAACGCTTTCGGGCGGACAGGCATTCCAGGTATCTTTAAGCCTTGCTTTAGCATTGGCAGAAAGTGTTCAATCCAATGCTCAGGCTGATAAAAACTTCTTCTTTATTGATGAAGGTTTCGGAACCCAGGATACAGAATCAGTAAATATTGTATTTGAGACACTCACTAACCTGATGAAGGAGAATAGAATTGTGGGAATTATTTCTCACGTAGAAGAGCTTAAAGAAAAGATTCCTACCGCACTTAACATTATTAAAGATGAGGAAAGGGGAAGCTTAATTCAAATCATATAA
- a CDS encoding LLM class flavin-dependent oxidoreductase: MELGIGMFGDLAFDQSTGKYRDAGIKLQEILEQVKFMDEVGIDVFAMGEHHRPDYAVSSPEIVLAAAASITKNIKLASGVTVLSSSEPVKVYEDFSTLDLISNGRAEIFVGRGSFIESFPLYGYSLNDYEELFDEKLDLLLKINAEENVTWSGKLRAPMNNQTVYPRAKNEGKISIWRAVGGTPQSVLSAAQLGMPLVVAIIGGMPIQFKNLIEFYKQEYQKAGHDMSKMQIAIHSHTFVSDDQKVVDGYFHNYKSQMDRIGSSRGWAPYTKMQYDGGRSKDGALFIGSPAEVADKIAYMKEIFGITRFIGHMDIGDPAHDIMMKSIELFGKEVKPQVQNL; this comes from the coding sequence ATGGAATTAGGAATAGGAATGTTCGGAGATTTGGCTTTCGATCAGTCAACCGGAAAATATAGAGATGCAGGAATCAAACTTCAGGAAATTCTGGAGCAGGTAAAATTCATGGATGAAGTAGGAATAGATGTCTTTGCGATGGGAGAGCATCACCGTCCGGATTATGCTGTTTCTTCGCCGGAAATAGTATTGGCGGCAGCAGCAAGCATTACAAAAAATATAAAATTAGCGAGTGGAGTAACTGTTTTGAGTTCATCAGAACCGGTAAAAGTGTATGAAGACTTTTCCACGTTGGATTTGATCTCAAATGGAAGAGCAGAAATATTTGTGGGACGTGGAAGTTTCATTGAATCATTTCCTTTATATGGTTATTCGTTGAATGATTATGAGGAACTTTTTGATGAAAAGCTGGACTTATTATTAAAGATCAATGCTGAGGAAAATGTAACCTGGTCAGGGAAACTTCGTGCTCCAATGAATAATCAGACCGTATACCCAAGAGCAAAAAATGAGGGTAAAATATCGATCTGGAGAGCTGTAGGAGGAACACCACAATCTGTTTTAAGTGCTGCTCAATTGGGAATGCCATTAGTGGTAGCCATTATTGGCGGAATGCCGATCCAGTTTAAAAATCTGATTGAATTCTACAAACAGGAATATCAAAAAGCAGGGCATGATATGTCCAAAATGCAGATTGCGATCCATTCACATACTTTTGTAAGTGATGACCAGAAGGTGGTAGACGGATATTTTCATAACTATAAGTCTCAGATGGATAGGATAGGTTCTTCCAGAGGCTGGGCACCTTACACAAAAATGCAGTATGATGGCGGAAGAAGTAAGGATGGAGCATTGTTCATCGGAAGTCCGGCTGAGGTAGCAGATAAAATTGCTTATATGAAGGAGATCTTTGGAATCACAAGATTTATCGGTCATATGGATATTGGTGATCCGGCTCATGATATCATGATGAAATCTATTGAATTATTTGGGAAAGAAGTAAAACCGCAGGTGCAAAATCTGTAA
- a CDS encoding YceI family protein, with protein sequence MATKWILDPTHSEITFKVKHMMISNVKGSFRTFNAEIESEDEFFANAKTTATIQTDSVFTNNTDRDNHLKSAEFFNAENHPTITFESQNLNNEVVGNLTINGITKPVTLDVDFGGINVDPWGNTKAGFSFEGKISRKDFGLNWNAALEAGGVMVSDDVKIAGELQFVKQA encoded by the coding sequence ATGGCAACAAAATGGATCTTAGACCCTACGCATAGTGAAATCACTTTCAAAGTAAAACACATGATGATTTCTAACGTAAAAGGAAGCTTCAGAACTTTCAACGCTGAAATTGAATCTGAAGATGAATTCTTTGCAAACGCTAAAACTACAGCTACAATTCAGACTGATTCTGTATTTACTAACAATACAGACAGAGACAATCATTTAAAGTCTGCTGAATTCTTCAATGCTGAAAATCACCCAACAATTACTTTTGAATCTCAAAATCTGAACAATGAAGTAGTTGGAAATCTTACCATCAATGGGATCACAAAACCTGTAACATTAGATGTAGACTTCGGTGGAATTAATGTTGACCCATGGGGAAATACCAAAGCAGGTTTCTCTTTTGAAGGTAAAATCAGCAGAAAAGATTTCGGATTGAACTGGAACGCAGCTCTTGAAGCAGGCGGTGTAATGGTAAGTGATGATGTAAAAATCGCTGGTGAATTACAGTTTGTAAAACAAGCTTAA